A single genomic interval of Mustelus asterias chromosome 13, sMusAst1.hap1.1, whole genome shotgun sequence harbors:
- the rab35b gene encoding ras-related protein Rab-35b isoform X1 — protein MARDYDHLFKLLIIGDSGVGKSSLLLRFADNTFSGSYITTIGVDFKIRTVEINGEKVKLQIWDTAGQERFRTITSTYYRGTHGVIVVYDVTSAESFVNVKRWLHEINQNCDDVCRILVGNKNDDPARKVVETNDAQKFAEQMGIQLFETSAKENLNVEEMFNCITELVLRAKKENLAKQQQQQQNDVVKLSKNSKKKRKCC, from the exons GTGTGGGGAAAAGTAGTCTGCTGCTGcgatttgcagataacacattTTCAG GCAGCTATATTACTACGATAGGGGTAGATTTTAAGATAAGAACTGTGGAAATCAATGGAGAGAAAGTAAAGTTGCAGATCTGGGACACAGCTGGGCAAGAGCGATTTCGAACCATCACTTCCAC GTATTACAGAGGCACTCACGGGGTTATAGTAGTATATGACGTCACCAGCGCAGAATCCTTTGTAAATGTGAAGCGATGGTTACATGAAATAAATCAGAACTGTGATGATGTGTGTCGGATACTAG TTGGCAACAAGAATGATGACCCAGCGCGTAAAGTGGTGGAAACCAATGACGCACAGAAATTTGCAGAACAGATGGGCATTCAGCTTTTCGAAACCAGTGCAAAGGAGAACCTCAACGTTGAAGAG ATGTTCAACTGCATCACAGAGCTAGTTCTGCGGGCCAAGAAAGAAAACTTAGCCaaacagcagcaacagcagcagaatgATGTCGTCAAACTGTCCAAAAATAGTAAAAAGAAGAGAAAGTGTTGCTAA